The genomic interval atgcgctaaattttttgatcgctttcaaaaatcgtgaaaGAAAGTTGATGATGCGTTAATCGATCCTATTGAAGACCAACAAAATGATGAGGAGGGTGAAAATCTGGTCGAGTCGAGATTTCAATGTCCGTACCTGGGCAGTAATTTTTCGTGGTTCCATTTGCCGCGACTACCGAGCTACCAAAGCACACGAAAGCCGTCCATACGTTGTCGTCAACGTCTAAAAGCCAGACGGTGTCTCCCGCGAGAGGATATAAAGCCAGAATACCACCGACTACACAGAGAGCGGCTCGTTTTGGTGGTCCAGCTTGAATAAGGCCTGAAGGAAGTGGTATTCTTGTCCAAGGTTCATTTCCACTTGCCAACCAGAGATCGTAATAATCTTTGGCGTTGATATGCCCTCCGTACAGCCACTGTTCACCCTTATGCGAAAAGAAAGCATGGTCGAGCCGTGACTCCGGGCTCCAAGATTCAACGGTGCTGTATCTTTCTTCGGAAATCCATCGCCATTCTACatggaaattgttttttttttttttttcacccagtGAGTCAATTCTTAAATTTATATCCAATAGTTATAGATTCATCGGGAGATGATAGATTATAGCGGTTTTATGTTATGGATAATGCAACATGattcatattataatatatttcattatCGCGTGCGCAAACGTATCGCGTTTATTACACGCTGCTGGACtagaaaattcgaattatGGCTATAAATTTCTATTAGACTCTTGTGTCTAGGTACGTATAAATGTGTGTCGGTTTATACTTGGAGTACGCGGATCTAACGAGATTAAGATATTCAACAGGTAAGATTGCTTGATGGCCTATTCTGCCGCCTGTTGATGATATTTACACATTATACACTATacagtgtatacatatgtatagcctTTATACATCCTGCatacagtatacgtatattggcCGGAGTTCGTCCGGAAttgattcgaatttcattcgctATATATGCTCAGGGTAGAAAATCCAATTTCGAAGGACCACGCGCTTTTTCTCATGACAgagaaactaatttttttgattgaaaaaatcatttttattgagTCGAAACCTTTTTTTACATATCACAAAACAGAAATCCGTGATTCGAAGaatgcttattttttttttttctattctcggtTTTGTCAATAGAACATTTCACCCAATGGTTCAAGTTCAATTTTATGCGAAATCGAATTCCAAATAGACGGCGAATTGCGAATTCGATCGATGCGATAGCTATGCACGATGATTGAGCGAATAATATTTCACGTATACTCATGTCCGCTACAAAAAGATTCGAAAACGGCACTATGTGGGTTGGCGTTATCTCAAAAACAGCGAAGTAGTTTTTCGCGTGTGCAAAAGGTGGGTGAAGTAAATTATGATAAAAGATATTACGGCGAGATTGTGTATGAGATTACCTGTAATGAAAGCAGTTTGCCCGGGTCTAGTAGTCGGTGTTACCGCGGATTCTGTTTGTAGCGTAGGTTCGGATAAGGTGATTTCAGCGGCTCCTCGTGATATGCATACAGCCAAAAATAAGCACTGGCTCGCTCGAATTGCATTCAGAAAATTacgttcttcaattttcatactTTTCCCACTTCTAGTTCACCGAGCATAGCGCGTCCCTATATGTAAAGcacttttacaaattatagAGCCTGAAACACATCGTcacaccaatttttttttctcttctttattctttctcaattcttattctgatctcgttgtttatttttaaaaatgtacaggtatattgaGTGAGTTTCAAATTCAATACATATTTCAATTGGTGTGGGTATAGTTATCGGACAACGTATAAGATTTATTGGTTTTTCAAATGATCGAAGGTTTTGTTTTCCAGGGCAGACTCTGCAAGGTAAAAGATATCGAGTTAAACTTTTTAATACTAGACAATTAAGGTCTACACACGCAGTGCTTGGGCAACTGGCTATTAATTCATGATGTTATCGTCAATATTCTATCAGAGTAAAAGAGAGCCAAGGTATTACAGGACttcgcgtaatttttttcattcgaatataATTTAGCAATACGCATAGAAAAGATGAATTATATCGAGACAGTCGAAGCGATAGCGCGATTATTTGACTGATTGCCGGTTGTACCATGTTTCGAATGAAGAATTTATTACTTCGCATGGAACGAGAATCcgcattattatcatcgttttaAATTCCCGCGATACACACAATGCGGAACAATTACTGGATGTTTTCTCTAATTACATTTCAAATCCATACATTTGTTTCCATTGAACCCAATAATTGCACCTCgccaaaaatgtaaaatagaaCTGTAAGAGTCGCAAAGTTTAATTTCATTGGTCTACTATAACATCTAGTTTTTGAATCCCAAACTCGATTATACCTTGTTAGCAGTAATCAATGCACgcgtaatatacataatatattatgtgtatactGTATTATGTATTAGCAAACACGCAATGAATATTCCCACGTACCAAACGACGTATGGTGTCTGCAAATTTACTCAACAGAAAatcctttatttttatagtCTAAAAtttgcatatatatatcaatttttttttaattacttttcgTATCAATTCATCGATATTGTACAAACGTAGTTGAATTAACAATAAAGTGACactattttcatcattatatCGCGAAGGAGTAGAATTTCCCCGGGGGTCTCTACGGCACATCTCATTTCAGCCTCCCGGGACGTTTCCTCCCTCTAAACCACCCTCTGGCCCTCAATCCTGGAACGGAATGCTCATGCCCGGGAAACCAGAAATTGTGACACCTACCGCTACCTAGCGAGCAATtagtaagaaaaaatgaaataaaaaaaacatacttACCCCTTGCCCATAACAACGTAGTCACAAATGGTGCAGCTAAGTTCCACCCCTCATTTATCGACGTGCAGCTAAGTTCCACCCCTCGTTCATCGACAAACGGTATTACCAATCGGGTTAGGCACTCAACAAGTgtacatttaaaaattcgaaagttttcatttaaaaatcgatttttttcgtgtcTTTCTTTGTACAGGCAATGGCACATTGATATCATATTATCATATATACAGTCATATCAAGGTAACTCTGAGAGTAATAAGCCGATCGTTTGTTACATACGTTGCGAAATGATATCTTATTGTTAAAGGTATCTACGTTAAAAAGCGGTGTAAATCAATACTGCAGTTTAACTTGAGTTTAAATTCTTACTGCTAATAATGAAGATCTTTATTTGGTCATTGACTGCAGTCGTTCATCAATGATACGATTAGATTCAATCAACGGTTGCCCCATTTGAATACTTTGCCCCCGCCGAAGGGAAAACTTAAGGTCTGGCGGAGCTTCAAATAATAGTACGATCGTAGATCCCATCCTAAATTCCCCGAGCATCTGACCCTTCGACATATTGGTGCAGCCCAAACTAGCGTCATCGCATCGCTTTTCCTTTGGCCATTTTCTAGTATTTGTTGCTAAGTTTCGATCACAGTAAACTTTTATTGAACCAACATTTGTCGCTCCGACTGCTGCGTACGACATAAAACCACCAGCCCATTCACCGATGTACACTACACGTTCATTTAGGGAAAATAAGTTCGGTAACCAACCAGCGACTCGAGGATTCACACTGAGCAGTTTTCCTGTAAGTTTGAAAAACATCATCAGGAATAGTAGGAGAGATTTTTTCGCTGTACATCAGATGGGccttttttatcgttcatGTTGCATATATCAATTTTCAGGCATCCTGAAAGCGAAATTCACCTTGGAAATGTCTGCGAAATCGTATCTGCCAGTCGGTAGGACTGTGAAAACGATGATAATCTCCAGGTGCCAAATATATGATTAATTGATAGAGATGATTGGTAGGATTTTTCAAGAGTGATCTGAGGTATTTACAGTCGtcattctcaattttctctaGGCTTGTAGTCGATCGAGGCCAATTCGGATCGCCAAGAAAGTGTCGAAGACTATAGGTTACACCTTTTACTTGTTCTACGCGACAAGAAGTCACAGGTCCAAAGTGCAGCACCTTACCATCTGCGGGGGAAAcctaaataattttatacatcaGTTTGGTAGAGATTTCCACGCTCTCATCTTATGAGATATAGAATACTcaatggaaatattttttactcacTATGTCAACATGTTGAGCAATGGGTCGCACACCATCTTTCAGAGGTCTAACAAAGAACTCGACTAGATTGGGAAACGTGGTGAGATCCAAATCAATTTCTTCTAGATTGGCACGAAAGGCCTTGGCATAAAGTCCATAAAAAGTTGGCCGTAAAATTAATGGAACTGGAATACTCGCGAACCAGCCCCACAATCTGCTGGTTATCCTCAATGGAAGGCAGCAGTAGCAATCGACCTGGAGACAGacataattcaaaaaatgatcattAAAGCGGATGATTATACAAAGATCTAAAAATTACCATAAACCCATTAATCGGTCCGAGAGTGCTGGGATCTTTCTCGGCATGTGAATGCCTCCAAAAATGTCTCCACTGGAAAATGGCAAGTATAGATATTCCGACTCCAGCAGGGATGGTCCATTCCCATCGTTTAGTAAGAGAATGCCACATCCTAGTCTTACTACTGGTGGAACTGGGACTAGATGCATTATTTCTAATCTGTTTGTAACGAAACTTTGCCAAATTTGTCTTTGTTAGGAAACCATGGTGGTGTGCAGGATCATAGTAGCTCctgtgagaaaattaaaaaataaaattagttcAAAGTGAGGTTATCACAAGTGCTGCggtaaaaaaatctgaaagaaaacgaaCCTTGCGTGCCGTGATGATCTCAGAATTCTGAAAACCGACATCCCTCACATGGATAAATGGATTTTGATAATTGGATTGCCAAGGGAATTACAAAAAGACAGGTTATGTTTTACCAGGGTCGAATATTGGAAAATGTAACTAAGTCTCCGACCGGATATATTCATGCAAAGACAAAGAATCGTACGTCAACATTAATAGCCGAGGTATAGGAAGAATTCTGTAATTTATTTGATAAGAAGTTGATAAATTTACTATAGTAATTATTAAAtggtaataaataattgttacaAATTTGGTACAATCGTACAATGATCGTACACCATTCGCCGGACGCCTTCACAGTCGCATGCGTAACTCATACATGACACGTACCTCCGAAGCACATCTTCATACTTGTATGTAACATACATAAAACATTTTTATTAGCGACCGTACACGTATTTATCAGCTGACAACACACGTCGAACCAAACAATGCGACCGGCCGGAAGACGGCTGTCAAGTacaaaatgataattaattctcTGCTGCCGTTTTGATCACGAGTTGTAAGTCCTATCGTTTAAGAAACCCTCATAAAGTAGTGCAGAATATGTTATGTGCACTTTAATCTTTTATTATCTTATTTTACCATGTTATCGTTAATTATACTGAAACTCCGACCGCCTTTGTTATGTTTTCACAACTTTCGAACGGCGTAGTGACTTGGAGCGGATAAGCTGCGCTAACTTTAAGAAGAAACCTGCAAAGATCCTGTCTGAAGCTACAAGTTTTATCATATTAATCATATCCACAGGTTACACCCCGGTATAATATTACCAAACCgatgattgaatgaaaagtGAATAGCTGACAGTATGTCATTGATCCCTCGCCTTCAGAACCACGAGAATGTACGGAAATGGGGAATACAGTTATACAATTCCCTGTTGATGGATCCGCTAATTACATCTCATTATTACTGAAACCGTTCAGATAGACAGCAGCTGACAGGTATTAGAGCATCGCAAGCTACGGTTCAACGGTCCGGCACCATTTTTTCCGAGCATCATTGTCAGCATGAGGTGTTACATTTTATTTGCCATTGTTCAGGATTCAGTGGCTTGCCAGAGTTGAGTTTGCTTCCAATTGAGCCACTATACTTCAGACCACATTTGAATAATTCCAAACTCTCGAAGGGTTTGTAAGCACAGATTGGTAAAATTGTGGTATTTACAAAGATTTCTCTATCTCTGGAATCGTTCGGAGAGCGTACGCTCATATTATGCTGATTGTGAGCATAGGAACatggtacaggtatacatatgtatatctgctTTTCCACCACCTTGCCCATCACCAAGCGGTATACTTTCATAATATTTCAGACATCAACCTTACCACACACGCGAAGAGAAACGTGCATGTGTAAAAATTCTTACATTGGTAAGAGTAAAGGGCAAGACTTTTGTGATGAAGCAGGTGCGCAGGTACCCATCTGGTGGCTCCCCGTTGCGGCAGGTGAACAGCAGATTTCCCCCTCGACCCCCTTCGGTTTCCATCGGTATCCGACTCGTCATTCCATTGTTTTCTCCGAGTTTGTACGATTCGTGGGATTCGTAGGACGGCCTGGCTGCGGCCTGCTCTGGGCCCGTGTAGTCTGTTAGTTTGTTGTGTTGGAGAATTGGAGTGGGGTTCGGGCTGTTGGTCGAGTCTCGTCGATTCCACAAGTGTCATAAAACCGATTAGCGAATCAATGCAGTAAAATAAGTGTAATATAGGTATTAGGTGTCGAGTCGATGTGTCATCTCGCATACATGTTCTTAGTGGAGGTTATTGGCAATATAATACAGCGTGATTATTAGCGGATCGTGTGATAGTAAAATAGTTGAATTATGCCACCCTCGTCGCACTCGAACTGGACGAAACCGCTCTTAAAGGGTGGTCAGATGATGCAGATGCAGGTGAAAAGGGCCGCAGGATCTAATCAAAATGGTTCGGGAGATCACGCTCCTCTAGACCGTAGGATTAAAGTCGTTCTCGTAGGAGATGGTGCTGTTGGAAAGACCAGCCTCGTTGTTTCGTACTCTACAAATGGTTTCCCCGGCGAATACGTTCCCACGGCCTTCGATAATTACAACGGTAAGTCCTTTGCACTCCACTTCCTTAGCCCAGACgtatattttcatcgtctATAATTACACTCTTTCTGAGGCGCTCATTTTTACTATATTTTAGATGAACTGTCAAATACTTTACCGAACTATCATACGAACCCGGACTCACGTCGTTTCCACCTGTTTTTTCATTACGAAATTTGAAACTGTGCTAGACAAAATCTATGCACTGTCGATTTCGACTGCATTTAAAGATTGATGGATGATTAGAATGATctctaaatattttttttttcttgttgagTGCTAACTcaaaaatttgcataattaCGTGTTGATAACAAATTTTCTGATGGTCTTTCAGGCTTAGTATTCTTGGTCCAgaatcattggaaattttgagtattggattgaaaaatacgaaattgcATTATCGGGAGAATATTATAAACATGATATACACTGCACACTTTTGAATTATATGACATCATATCAGTCGAGGGTACTAGTGTTATGAAGATGACAAAACTTTAACTGTATTTATAAAGCTCCGATTAAAGATTGTTGAACTTTGTATATAATGTGCATGGCCTTTGCACAATCCGGAATCATTATGGTTCCACTAATTAATCATCCATTTAAACAGAACAATGATTACTTGGGTGAGATTGACAGCACCGACTGAAGTTATGCTTTATTTATAAATgtgtatttataaatatatctcaAGCATTATGAATTCATATTCTTCTTTGCATTTGGATTTTATCTCTCATTCATTGCTTTAATTATTGTGCGAtgcttgatttatttttcatactaaCATACTAACTAGTGCAAACATTTCTTCCTATTTATCAATAGTGTGAAATTTACTTACTTATAAACTGAGTTTGATAACactgaaatttgaaacttgTAGTAGATCACtgctaaaaataattttactttGATATTTTCAGTGGTTGTAAACGTGGATGGGCAACCTGTGAATGTTCAGCTATGCGATACAGCTGGACAAGATGACTTTGATCCTTTGCGGTCATTGTGCTATCCAGAAACAGATGTATTTCTAGTTTGCTTCAGCGTAGTATGTCCATCATCTTATCACAGCGTGGCAACAAGGTGGGCTGATGAAGTACGAAAAAATTGCCCTAACGCTCCTATTATTCTGGTAAGTGGTATTATTCGCGGTTTGAACAAATTCTTAAATAATTTAAGCCATGTAAACATCGTAGTAGAGACCGTTTCATCAGTATCagtcattgtttttttcactgtCATTTTTCATGGTAAGACGATAGGAGATACAATTATGTTTGCACAGCCTCAAGGACTTCGTAACTTCAGAATCTGGCTGTTTTAATTCATGAATATGAGATAGCAAGATATGTGAAATGAAGCTGTATTATAAAATCACCGCCTTCTGTGTATGAATGAGATAAGTGTTGGGTACATGTAAATTTTCTAATCTTAACATGTTTGAAGAGATTATAGTATTTTCTTAGAGTACGACCTACTAATGGTATAACAAAGAAAATTCATGTAAATAAACTCATATGTACATAAACAGATAGAAATCATTCATAGCCCAGGAGCTAATATCATCAAAGGCACAAACTCTGTACTTAATCAGAAATTCCAAGGTACTcgaaatcaataaatatttcaaattgattcgtaatatttttcaatttgattgttttatgaaaaatataaaaaatgtctCGTATCTCGCTAGTGATTGCGGATTTTTACCACAAGTTACAACATCGTTTTCAACGTTTGGGATCATTCCGAATTTGATCAAGTAATTTTCGAGTGCTTTGTACCGTTTACCAGTTAAATGCATATGGGAGTAGAGATAGAAATCAGATAAAGTATGAATAATCTCTCGATCAATGAACTGATAAATCTGATTTATCAATTCtactcaatttcaaatctcgTCTCTCTAGATAGAATTGGCAAACTTTGGCAACTTATCTAATGATTAATAGCACATTTAATTCGATATCCTACCataatttggaatttcatTGTTACCATACTTTTGTTGAAGTTTAATTGAAATGTCTCTATTTCTCATAGCATAATAAAAAGTAGTACTCACATGTCAAAACAGATTAAATCTCAGTTAATGTCACCTCTGAAAAACATTCATTCTGCTTTAGAAATGCCACATGAATAATGAGCAAATTTGagcgtcaaaatatttttttctattcgtctATAAAGACTGGAATTCATTCACCATTCAATTTGAATTGCTTCAAATGCACTCTTTTGTAACAGTAACATACAAGCTTACAGTGTGATCagtattcgaataaaattaatttatcaatttcaggTGGGCACAAAAAGTGATCTAAGATCAGATGTTCAACTAACGTTACAACTAGCAAGATATGGACAGGGACCAATTACAGCTATTCAAGGTCATCAACTGGCTCAACGATTGGGAGCAGTGAGTTATGTTGAAACCTCTGCTTTAACTCAACAAGAATTGAAGGAGGCTTTTGATCAAGCAATAGTTAGTGCTCTAAGCACAAGACGTGGTGGTGCCAATTTGCTCTATCGGCGTAGAAAACCACCACCATTATGGCGCAGATGGCTGTGTTGTTCGGAAAGACGACGGTCTTCCGATGCGTAGAAAATTACATTTAGACTCTCTAGATTTTCACTGTGATCAACCGTGGCTGCCTTGCCGTCAGAATCTTACAtcttatttaaatatttttagatattttggTATGactggagaatttttcaagtatcgTAGGACTGAGATATGGGAAACTAGATAGGAATTAGGAGtccattttttcacaaattgtaTCTAGacattcaattttgtttttaaaaacCTTGATGCGTCATTTAGTGCAGCATCGCTACTTTTTTTGCTGTAATATTAAAAACTTTCTCCTGGCACtacattttttgttcagtGGCAGTTTATGTaggtattattattcaaaaagtcttcggatttttttcaacagttaGCGAATAATAATACGACATTATCGGAGTTCTTGCAATGATAAATATTAAGAGTCAATATGTATCTGAAATATGTTTTAACAAACCACATAAGCAGCTCAAATTATTGTTCGTGTAGTTTTTGGTTGTGTTATCCTTAGTTCTCGTAGGTTGTCTTCCAGTACGTaggttattataaattattcatttttcgttttaattttaccatttctttttcatttggaTGTTACAAGAAGCATCATTAATTCCGCTATAGATTGTGGACCtcattgggaaaaaaaataacaaagattGATATTGGAGTGAAACTTTTTATATCGATAAATTGATGGccataaattattcatcatcatTCAAGTGAGCGAACAAATTATCCATCTGTATTACATACTCTCATTAgataattgtaaatatacaattattaattatagaCTAAATGATGACTATCGAACAAAATATACAAATGTTTTATGTtaaatagatatacatatatacacgaaatTTGATATTCACGCTGTGAACTATCCTAGAAACTATAATTTGTTATAAAACATATGGAATATCACATTGAGTGATGAAAAAGATTTATAAAACAGGTTCTGACGGCTGGGTTCTAGGCCTCTCCTAATAATATTCCTGATGCCTACTGGCGTAATTTATTCTTGTATTAATtgtatttcgtttgttttaaGAGTATTGGCAACTCGCCGGTTGTGATTTATTTATGAATGACGCAGAGgctattcttatttttatcaaaatgattttaaaaatcaGTCCCATCAATTTGCCTACGTTCGTCCATTGATACAACGTAGTTTATGAAATTATAAGAAACGTCTTTTACTTTTAATATGCTTTTGCATTTTTATCCTTACCTGCGTACAATATAAATTgtactcgattatttttactaaTATAACGAGGACCTAAATCGATAGGGTAAATTAAAATATGGTCCGTTGATATCATGTAATGTAATTGTCGTTAAACAATGCTTGAAATGATAGGGCTATTTATACATAGTGACAGGTTTCGTAACAGATTAAAATTTAAACTATTGAATTCCacgaaaatttgtacaaatttaaAAGGCCAAGAAATAGTTGACAATGTAAAGCCGTCGAGCATTGCGTGCGTAGGTATGATTGCTGCGTGTGCGCGTATGTGCATTTCTATTTCCAAAATTACGAATATCATTTTCGAATTTACACAGCCAAGCATCTCTTTCtagtattattaatattaccggtttagtatgtatatatataatattattgtttcaCATTTATTATTAGGAATTCTTgcggatataaaatatttaagcgaaaaatttcagactgAGGAGCTGTCACAATGAGTAAAGCATAATGTTCAATATTATTATGTGTCTACTCTCTTTAGTAAAGCACAtggttatttttataaaatctcTGTTTAAATAAATCCCTTTTTCGTTTTGCAGCACGATGAACCACAAGCTTACAAGTTTAcaattttacatttcattaTCTGTGGTATTGAATTCTTTGACTATTTGAATCATATTCTCAATGTATTTTCATATGATACTGTTCGAGAATTGATATGAGCTTGCGACtaatcggtaaaaaaatatcgcatatCGCAAGCTCCCAACATTTGACaggtttcgatttttttgacaTACGCAAACCCCGTTCCATGTAAACACGCGCACCATTTGTGATTTGCGACGTACAATTTGACCTTCGCGTAATATTTTACTTTACAATTAGCCTAACCCCTCTACATTGGGAAAGTATCAAGGAGTGATTTCGAGACATGAAGACCGGTGTTTCTGATCCGTGGACGAACGGTGAAAACATATGTCCTGAAACATTATCAAAGGGTAATTATTTCGAAGACTGTTTTGTGGAAAACAAGACCAATCAACCGAAATTACCCGATTCTGAACAATATCTACAAAGCCTTTGTAAGTATATGTGTGCATAAACGGCGTTTACATATATCTT from Athalia rosae chromosome 1, iyAthRosa1.1, whole genome shotgun sequence carries:
- the LOC105683676 gene encoding phosphatidylserine decarboxylase proenzyme 1, mitochondrial isoform X3, which translates into the protein MSVFRILRSSRHARSYYDPAHHHGFLTKTNLAKFRYKQIRNNASSPSSTSSKTRMWHSLTKRWEWTIPAGVGISILAIFQWRHFWRHSHAEKDPSTLGPINGFMVDCYCCLPLRITSRLWGWFASIPVPLILRPTFYGLYAKAFRANLEEIDLDLTTFPNLVEFFVRPLKDGVRPIAQHVDIVSPADGKVLHFGPVTSCRVEQVKGVTYSLRHFLGDPNWPRSTTSLEKIENDDCKYLRSLLKNPTNHLYQLIIYLAPGDYHRFHSPTDWQIRFRRHFQGKLLSVNPRVAGWLPNLFSLNERVVYIGEWAGGFMSYAAVGATNVGSIKVYCDRNLATNTRKWPKEKRCDDASLGCTNMSKGQMLGEFRMGSTIVLLFEAPPDLKFSLRRGQSIQMGQPLIESNRIIDERLQSMTK
- the LOC105683676 gene encoding phosphatidylserine decarboxylase proenzyme 1, mitochondrial isoform X4 is translated as MWHSLTKRWEWTIPAGVGISILAIFQWRHFWRHSHAEKDPSTLGPINGFMVDCYCCLPLRITSRLWGWFASIPVPLILRPTFYGLYAKAFRANLEEIDLDLTTFPNLVEFFVRPLKDGVRPIAQHVDIVSPADGKVLHFGPVTSCRVEQVKGVTYSLRHFLGDPNWPRSTTSLEKIENDDCKYLRSLLKNPTNHLYQLIIYLAPGDYHRFHSPTDWQIRFRRHFQGKLLSVNPRVAGWLPNLFSLNERVVYIGEWAGGFMSYAAVGATNVGSIKVYCDRNLATNTRKWPKEKRCDDASLGCTNMSKGQMLGEFRMGSTIVLLFEAPPDLKFSLRRGQSIQMGQPLIESNRIIDERLQSMTK
- the LOC105683676 gene encoding phosphatidylserine decarboxylase proenzyme 1, mitochondrial isoform X2, whose amino-acid sequence is MYVTYKYEDVLRRILRSSRHARSYYDPAHHHGFLTKTNLAKFRYKQIRNNASSPSSTSSKTRMWHSLTKRWEWTIPAGVGISILAIFQWRHFWRHSHAEKDPSTLGPINGFMVDCYCCLPLRITSRLWGWFASIPVPLILRPTFYGLYAKAFRANLEEIDLDLTTFPNLVEFFVRPLKDGVRPIAQHVDIVSPADGKVLHFGPVTSCRVEQVKGVTYSLRHFLGDPNWPRSTTSLEKIENDDCKYLRSLLKNPTNHLYQLIIYLAPGDYHRFHSPTDWQIRFRRHFQGKLLSVNPRVAGWLPNLFSLNERVVYIGEWAGGFMSYAAVGATNVGSIKVYCDRNLATNTRKWPKEKRCDDASLGCTNMSKGQMLGEFRMGSTIVLLFEAPPDLKFSLRRGQSIQMGQPLIESNRIIDERLQSMTK
- the LOC105683676 gene encoding phosphatidylserine decarboxylase proenzyme 1, mitochondrial isoform X1, whose translation is MVILRSSRHARSYYDPAHHHGFLTKTNLAKFRYKQIRNNASSPSSTSSKTRMWHSLTKRWEWTIPAGVGISILAIFQWRHFWRHSHAEKDPSTLGPINGFMVDCYCCLPLRITSRLWGWFASIPVPLILRPTFYGLYAKAFRANLEEIDLDLTTFPNLVEFFVRPLKDGVRPIAQHVDIVSPADGKVLHFGPVTSCRVEQVKGVTYSLRHFLGDPNWPRSTTSLEKIENDDCKYLRSLLKNPTNHLYQLIIYLAPGDYHRFHSPTDWQIRFRRHFQGKLLSVNPRVAGWLPNLFSLNERVVYIGEWAGGFMSYAAVGATNVGSIKVYCDRNLATNTRKWPKEKRCDDASLGCTNMSKGQMLGEFRMGSTIVLLFEAPPDLKFSLRRGQSIQMGQPLIESNRIIDERLQSMTK
- the LOC105683748 gene encoding ras-related C3 botulinum toxin substrate 1-like, whose amino-acid sequence is MPPSSHSNWTKPLLKGGQMMQMQVKRAAGSNQNGSGDHAPLDRRIKVVLVGDGAVGKTSLVVSYSTNGFPGEYVPTAFDNYNVVVNVDGQPVNVQLCDTAGQDDFDPLRSLCYPETDVFLVCFSVVCPSSYHSVATRWADEVRKNCPNAPIILVGTKSDLRSDVQLTLQLARYGQGPITAIQGHQLAQRLGAVSYVETSALTQQELKEAFDQAIVSALSTRRGGANLLYRRRKPPPLWRRWLCCSERRRSSDA